Proteins found in one Bacillus subtilis subsp. subtilis str. 168 genomic segment:
- the yorE gene encoding conserved protein of unknown function; phage SPbeta (Evidence 4: Unknown function but conserved in other organisms; PubMedId: 10376821) has product MEVLGITEKALNYYRENVKDNKTITPDQALLKMIRNVLLVKETHPERVKKRLFCTEYAYGNMIIKVNRKKQVFEIVNKSGCFSDQNDWKFPKRRYIELSKELGIKDCKFRKITYSKKNHNKQK; this is encoded by the coding sequence TTGGAGGTACTTGGGATAACAGAGAAAGCGTTAAACTATTACAGAGAAAACGTTAAAGACAACAAGACCATTACTCCTGATCAGGCACTGTTAAAGATGATAAGGAATGTCCTACTTGTCAAAGAAACTCATCCTGAGCGAGTGAAAAAACGTTTATTTTGCACAGAGTACGCTTACGGAAATATGATAATCAAAGTTAACAGAAAAAAGCAGGTATTTGAAATTGTAAATAAATCAGGATGCTTTTCTGACCAAAATGATTGGAAGTTCCCAAAAAGAAGGTACATAGAACTTAGTAAAGAACTTGGAATCAAAGACTGCAAGTTTAGAAAAATTACATATTCAAAGAAAAATCACAATAAACAAAAATAA
- the yorF gene encoding conserved hypothetical protein; phage SPbeta (Evidence 4: Unknown function but conserved in other organisms; PubMedId: 11717295, 22933559) yields the protein MTENKTVLREASNVVTIEGTLAEVRHTEWKNGNGLNIELDIEVAPNEVHTVKGFSKYKKDDGTDNAVAKGYQTIVSEYKSIAKHGRDEADKVRITQGKISLNEYYSHGIFKSYPQLMANFVNRLDANEEFNPRAEFDVEVFVKNVTEEKVKGEETGRVNLNGYIPVYNGKVIPFTFVVTKEGSQYVENNYEKGTTVNVFGKIINYKEQKVTTKVAAFGEDKKEITSITRREYLITGGNDPYDEDSKNAFNADAIKKALTEREIYLDELKKEGNKENNKKSGFGGSAPNNKPSKPVEISDDDLPF from the coding sequence ATGACAGAAAACAAAACGGTATTACGTGAAGCATCAAACGTTGTAACAATTGAAGGAACTTTAGCTGAAGTACGACACACTGAATGGAAAAATGGAAATGGACTAAATATTGAATTAGACATTGAGGTTGCACCTAACGAAGTACATACAGTTAAAGGCTTTTCCAAGTATAAGAAAGATGATGGTACTGATAATGCAGTTGCAAAGGGGTACCAGACTATTGTAAGCGAGTATAAGTCAATCGCAAAACACGGTAGAGATGAAGCTGACAAAGTAAGAATTACTCAAGGTAAAATTAGCTTAAATGAGTATTATTCACACGGGATTTTTAAATCATATCCACAATTAATGGCTAACTTTGTGAACAGACTGGATGCTAATGAAGAATTCAATCCCAGAGCAGAATTTGATGTTGAGGTGTTTGTAAAGAACGTAACCGAAGAAAAAGTAAAAGGGGAAGAAACAGGTAGAGTTAATTTAAATGGCTATATTCCTGTGTACAACGGAAAAGTAATTCCTTTTACATTTGTAGTCACAAAAGAAGGCTCACAATATGTTGAAAATAATTATGAAAAGGGAACTACCGTTAACGTTTTTGGGAAGATCATTAATTATAAAGAACAAAAAGTAACAACCAAAGTAGCGGCATTTGGAGAAGATAAGAAAGAAATTACTTCAATTACAAGAAGAGAGTATCTAATTACAGGTGGTAATGATCCTTATGATGAGGATAGTAAGAATGCTTTTAATGCAGATGCAATTAAAAAAGCGTTGACTGAAAGAGAGATTTATCTAGACGAGCTTAAGAAAGAAGGAAATAAAGAAAACAATAAAAAGTCTGGGTTTGGTGGAAGTGCTCCTAATAACAAGCCTTCAAAGCCGGTTGAAATTTCAGATGATGATCTCCCTTTCTAA
- the yorB gene encoding conserved hypothetical protein; phage SPbeta (Evidence 4: Unknown function but conserved in other organisms), which translates to MSEQKLRIGEIRYEVFDDYDPLTEEYLGKNLANAYFIAQIKKENVVQVGNRKINYSSDVKIGFDAFGEETKEKIKEYLLAAYSLIAEGAKDDGLVEYL; encoded by the coding sequence ATGAGTGAGCAGAAGCTTAGAATCGGAGAAATACGGTATGAGGTTTTCGATGATTATGATCCATTAACAGAGGAGTATTTAGGAAAGAACCTAGCAAATGCTTATTTTATTGCTCAAATTAAAAAGGAAAATGTAGTTCAAGTAGGGAATAGGAAAATTAATTACTCAAGCGATGTTAAAATTGGTTTTGATGCATTCGGGGAAGAAACTAAAGAGAAAATCAAAGAGTATCTTCTGGCTGCCTATAGTCTAATAGCAGAAGGGGCTAAAGACGATGGTCTAGTAGAATATTTATAA
- the yorC gene encoding conserved protein of unknown function; phage SPbeta (Evidence 4: Unknown function but conserved in other organisms), whose protein sequence is MSNIISKEQDEAIKYFRNKLNLSDKDLYIPLINFELLRDKNEQYANILYELYKNDPYLFIRALKEGYVVNQPIAFDEAIVRFFNGEELAIVHKTTGRRYNVNVKMKQLPDGFSLQTMDMWLWSELV, encoded by the coding sequence ATGTCAAACATCATTTCTAAAGAGCAAGATGAAGCAATTAAATACTTTAGAAACAAATTAAATTTATCAGACAAAGACTTATACATACCGTTGATTAATTTTGAACTACTTAGAGACAAGAACGAGCAATATGCGAACATTCTTTATGAGCTGTATAAAAATGATCCCTATTTGTTTATTAGAGCTTTAAAGGAAGGTTATGTGGTTAATCAGCCAATTGCATTTGATGAGGCCATTGTGCGATTCTTTAATGGAGAAGAACTGGCTATTGTACATAAAACAACAGGCAGAAGATACAATGTAAATGTGAAAATGAAGCAGCTGCCTGATGGCTTTTCATTGCAAACAATGGATATGTGGTTGTGGAGTGAGCTTGTTTGA
- the yorD gene encoding stress protein SCP1; phage SPbeta (Evidence 1a: Function from experimental evidences in the studied strain; PubMedId: 20817675; Product type f: factor): protein MEFKVGQDVSEIWNIHGSILPEVLMYMFPRSDESYDWEFVNDNGRHIFTAWRKSEPIPTLEEIEKAAIELEEKKNAPKPKTLEERVADLEKQVAYLTSKVEGTN, encoded by the coding sequence GTGGAGTTTAAAGTTGGACAAGACGTATCAGAAATTTGGAATATCCATGGATCAATTCTTCCGGAAGTTTTAATGTATATGTTCCCTCGTTCAGACGAATCTTATGATTGGGAATTTGTAAATGACAACGGAAGACATATCTTTACTGCCTGGAGAAAAAGTGAACCTATTCCTACATTAGAGGAAATTGAAAAAGCAGCAATTGAGCTTGAAGAGAAGAAAAATGCACCTAAGCCAAAAACTCTCGAAGAAAGAGTTGCTGATTTAGAAAAACAAGTAGCTTACTTAACGAGTAAGGTTGAAGGAACAAACTAA